A single Terriglobia bacterium DNA region contains:
- the msrB gene encoding peptide-methionine (R)-S-oxide reductase MsrB, with amino-acid sequence MKSGPVKNEPGMRAGRRAFLGWSATALAGFAVARRLEPSAASGKPTKTGKTKMVRIVEFDSNGLRRGVVEVPTVVKSDADWREQLTPTEFEVARKAGTERAFSGAYWNLHQKGLYRCICCDTALFSSSTKFESGTGWPSFWEPIAKENVREIADYSIGMSRTAVSCRRCDAHLGHVFDDGPKPTGLRYCMNSASLRFVKLA; translated from the coding sequence GTGAAATCTGGTCCTGTTAAGAATGAACCTGGCATGCGAGCCGGCCGCAGGGCCTTTCTTGGATGGTCCGCAACTGCCCTGGCAGGCTTTGCCGTGGCGCGAAGGTTGGAACCGAGCGCGGCGTCCGGGAAGCCCACAAAGACCGGGAAAACGAAGATGGTTCGAATCGTAGAGTTTGACAGCAACGGTTTGCGTCGGGGCGTGGTGGAGGTTCCGACGGTAGTAAAAAGCGACGCCGATTGGCGTGAACAGCTTACGCCCACTGAATTCGAGGTCGCGCGCAAGGCGGGGACCGAGAGGGCATTTTCGGGCGCTTACTGGAACCTCCACCAGAAGGGTTTATATCGGTGCATCTGCTGTGACACGGCGCTTTTCAGTTCCAGCACCAAGTTTGAGTCCGGCACCGGCTGGCCCAGCTTCTGGGAGCCGATCGCCAAAGAAAACGTTCGGGAAATTGCGGACTACAGCATTGGCATGAGCCGGACGGCGGTTTCCTGCCGGCGGTGCGACGCGCACCTGGGCCACGTGTTTGACGACGGTCCAAAACCCACCGGACTGCGCTACTGCATGAATTCAGCGTCACTGCGCTTTGTAAAGCTGGCGTAG